From one Caldithrix abyssi DSM 13497 genomic stretch:
- a CDS encoding Hsp20/alpha crystallin family protein, giving the protein MAIRDLIQGNFLKKNVPVRREEWISPFYSLQKEINRIFDNFFNEITSDRFFGDVSGSFVPSVDVKEKDKEIIVTAELPGMDAEDIEINISDDVLTLRGEKREEKEEKEGNFYRRECSYGSFHRDIPLPAEIDPDKVEAEFKRGVLKVRLPKKPESERKAKKIEVKTK; this is encoded by the coding sequence ATGGCAATTCGTGATCTGATTCAGGGCAATTTTCTGAAAAAGAATGTGCCTGTGCGTCGCGAAGAATGGATTAGCCCATTTTACAGCTTGCAAAAAGAGATAAACCGCATCTTTGACAACTTTTTTAACGAAATTACTTCGGATCGCTTTTTCGGCGATGTGAGCGGTTCTTTTGTCCCCAGCGTGGATGTAAAGGAAAAGGACAAAGAGATCATCGTTACGGCAGAGCTGCCGGGCATGGATGCCGAGGATATTGAAATCAACATTTCTGACGACGTGTTGACTTTGCGCGGCGAAAAGAGAGAAGAAAAAGAGGAAAAAGAAGGTAACTTCTATCGTCGTGAATGCTCTTACGGCAGTTTCCATCGCGATATTCCTCTACCGGCAGAGATTGATCCGGATAAGGTGGAAGCCGAATTCAAACGCGGCGTGCTAAAAGTGCGCTTACCGAAAAAACCGGAATCGGAACGGAAGGCCAAAAAGATTGAGGTTAAAACCAAATAA
- a CDS encoding Hsp20/alpha crystallin family protein: MADKKTLQKRESDKLEKVERTRDRKVFAPAVDIYETNEAIILVAEMPGVDEKTIDVTLDNDVLTLRGQVNYDIPEGYELVYNEYDLGDYERSFTVNEYIDVDKIEAEYHNGVLTVTLPKAEPVKAKKVQVKVK; the protein is encoded by the coding sequence ATGGCAGACAAAAAAACACTGCAAAAACGTGAAAGCGATAAATTAGAAAAAGTTGAAAGAACCCGTGATCGCAAAGTGTTCGCCCCGGCAGTGGATATTTATGAAACCAACGAGGCCATTATTCTGGTAGCCGAAATGCCGGGCGTGGATGAGAAGACCATTGATGTAACGCTGGACAATGATGTGCTGACCTTGCGTGGTCAGGTAAACTACGATATTCCCGAAGGTTACGAACTGGTTTACAACGAATACGATCTGGGCGATTACGAACGTTCTTTTACGGTAAACGAATACATCGACGTGGACAAGATTGAAGCAGAATATCACAATGGTGTTCTGACCGTGACCTTGCCGAAGGCTGAACCGGTGAAAGCTAAAAAAGTTCAGGTTAAGGTTAAATAA
- a CDS encoding Hsp20/alpha crystallin family protein yields the protein MTLARMWQVDPWRELDRIHDEMNRLFRDTFSRVAVRRYPAINMWVKDDQAIVTAELPGFDPDKLEITVLNDELHIKGERKLPEPEKDVTFHRKEIDVDSFQRTISLPYAVENDKVEANFEKGVLTIVLPRAEADKPRKIQVKSK from the coding sequence ATGACCTTAGCAAGAATGTGGCAGGTAGATCCATGGCGCGAATTGGATCGCATTCATGACGAGATGAACCGTCTGTTCCGTGATACATTCAGCCGTGTTGCCGTTCGTCGCTATCCGGCCATCAACATGTGGGTTAAAGACGACCAGGCGATTGTTACGGCCGAATTACCCGGTTTCGATCCGGATAAACTGGAGATTACCGTGCTGAATGACGAATTACACATCAAGGGAGAACGTAAACTGCCTGAACCTGAAAAGGATGTTACCTTCCATCGTAAGGAAATCGATGTGGATAGCTTTCAGCGCACCATCTCGTTGCCTTATGCGGTAGAAAACGACAAAGTAGAAGCCAATTTTGAAAAAGGCGTTCTGACCATCGTTTTACCGCGCGCTGAAGCCGACAAACCGCGCAAAATTCAGGTAAAAAGCAAATAA
- a CDS encoding J domain-containing protein: MKDYYKILGVKRTATTREIKSAYRDLVKRHHPDKTGRCEEDEQIKEINEAYHTLIDPQKRKTYNENLGETIKVNVVGYDKSGKKSMKSTWRGRPEPLIPRKETGAGNFDSILEEELRYFERLRRYLLRRFFDDDFFF, translated from the coding sequence ATGAAGGACTATTACAAAATACTGGGCGTAAAAAGAACGGCAACAACGCGGGAAATAAAATCGGCATACCGCGACCTGGTAAAGAGACACCACCCTGATAAGACCGGGCGCTGTGAAGAAGATGAACAGATTAAGGAGATCAATGAAGCATACCATACGTTAATCGATCCGCAAAAGCGTAAAACCTACAATGAAAACTTAGGGGAAACAATAAAAGTGAACGTGGTAGGTTACGATAAATCCGGTAAAAAGAGTATGAAGAGTACATGGCGAGGCAGGCCAGAACCACTTATTCCCAGAAAGGAGACAGGGGCCGGGAATTTTGATTCGATTCTGGAGGAAGAACTACGATATTTTGAAAGGCTGCGTCGTTACCTGTTGCGCCGATTCTTTGATGATGATTTTTTCTTTTAA
- a CDS encoding glycosyltransferase family 2 protein, with protein sequence MKISVIIPVYNRPQMVKRAIESVLAQTEAAHEILVINDGSTDETPRILEKFGTRITVVNQPHKGVSAARNTGIRLARGEWIALLDSDDEWLPEKLAMAREFHESHPQYLIFQSQEIWIRHGKRVNPKKKHQKYGGWIFRQSLPLCIVSPSAVVIHQSVFKKVGLFDENFPVCEDYDLWLRVARLFPIGLDSRPGIVKYGGHEDQLSRKYWGMDYYRVLAIEKHLKENNLPPDLRQAALEEVLKKLQVLISGYQKRGRRNFQLEEKWRRYREQLISLKENL encoded by the coding sequence ATGAAAATATCCGTAATCATTCCGGTTTACAACCGACCACAAATGGTGAAGCGCGCCATCGAATCGGTGCTGGCGCAAACGGAAGCCGCCCATGAAATTCTGGTGATTAACGATGGCTCAACCGATGAAACGCCCCGCATTCTGGAGAAGTTTGGCACGCGGATCACCGTCGTTAATCAGCCGCACAAAGGGGTATCGGCTGCGCGCAACACCGGTATTCGGCTGGCCCGGGGAGAGTGGATTGCCCTGCTGGATAGCGATGATGAGTGGCTGCCTGAAAAGCTGGCCATGGCCCGCGAATTCCATGAGAGCCATCCCCAATATTTGATTTTTCAATCACAGGAAATCTGGATTCGGCATGGCAAGCGGGTGAATCCCAAAAAGAAGCATCAAAAATACGGTGGTTGGATCTTCAGGCAGTCCCTTCCGCTGTGCATTGTTTCACCGTCGGCGGTGGTCATTCATCAATCCGTTTTTAAAAAGGTCGGTTTGTTTGACGAGAATTTTCCTGTTTGCGAAGATTACGATTTGTGGTTGCGTGTGGCGCGCCTGTTCCCGATTGGGCTCGATTCCAGGCCGGGCATCGTAAAGTATGGCGGACACGAAGATCAATTGTCCAGAAAATATTGGGGTATGGACTACTATCGTGTATTGGCTATCGAAAAACATTTAAAAGAAAACAACCTGCCGCCAGATTTGCGGCAGGCCGCTCTGGAGGAGGTTTTAAAAAAGCTGCAGGTTTTAATTTCCGGTTACCAGAAGCGCGGCAGGCGTAATTTCCAATTAGAAGAAAAATGGCGCAGGTACAGGGAACAATTAATTTCACTAAAAGAAAATCTTTGA
- a CDS encoding purine or other phosphorylase family 1 — MLTIVSALRAETEPIIHAMPRVEALPCGAGSLRRYRHFDLLRVGVGEQRAVQSFKAYLERYRPSQVVLMGFAGALNAQVSIGQVFAIEKIIHAGSSQTLALPVPETFGRLARASLLTVAKALTDGGEKNKFREQFKTDLVDMESFYLAALCHERHIECFALKGVSDLADSAANMQFKKNFKSVSLILFETLKSILQIEK, encoded by the coding sequence ATGTTAACCATTGTCAGCGCGTTACGCGCAGAAACAGAACCGATCATCCATGCCATGCCGCGGGTTGAAGCCTTGCCCTGCGGGGCAGGATCGCTGCGGCGCTACAGGCATTTTGATCTTTTGCGTGTGGGAGTCGGGGAACAGCGCGCCGTTCAATCTTTTAAAGCGTATCTTGAACGGTATCGGCCGTCGCAGGTTGTATTGATGGGCTTTGCCGGCGCACTAAATGCGCAAGTCAGCATTGGCCAGGTTTTTGCGATTGAAAAAATTATTCATGCCGGCAGTTCACAAACACTGGCGCTCCCCGTACCGGAGACTTTTGGGCGCCTTGCGCGGGCCAGTTTGTTAACGGTTGCCAAAGCCCTGACCGACGGTGGAGAAAAAAACAAATTTCGGGAACAGTTTAAAACCGACCTGGTGGATATGGAAAGTTTTTACCTGGCAGCGCTTTGCCATGAGCGGCACATCGAGTGCTTTGCGCTTAAAGGCGTAAGCGACCTGGCCGATAGCGCGGCCAATATGCAGTTTAAAAAGAATTTTAAAAGCGTGAGTCTAATTTTATTCGAAACACTAAAATCCATTTTACAAATTGAAAAATGA
- a CDS encoding DUF5916 domain-containing protein, which produces MKRRFILLFLLLTVFNSWALAQGGRSLPDVLQAVKVNKPPKVDGILNEPCWQKAPKISNFTQRELNEGQPATEKTEVAVVYTAEALYIGVWCYDSEPQKIIAKEMKRDFFSRSEDSFEIVLDTYHDRRNGYLFVINPNGARRDVLIGDEGKQINLSWNGVWDVATKITEEGWFAEIEIPFSTLNFPDKDEQIWGINFERNIRRKNEQVLWQAWSRDYDIEMLSLAGKLVGLRGITNRTPWEFKPYATLGLQNERDTGFDNIAKFGGDVNYRITSNLKLNITVHTDFAQVEADRARINLTRFSLYYPEKRQFFLEGKSVFDFRVDRLAQVFYSRRIGLHEGEEIPIIGGLRLLGKEGGTSIGALSIQTAKKGDQPSTNYSVLRIKQDILWQSYVGIIGTARNARDTSNYVGGVDFGYATSSFLGDKNLQFGAALAGSRTDGEKMEDNLGYKVYFSLPNDFIEYDLAYRVVEKNFNPEVGFLRRSNYRHLYTELQINPRPSFLPWVRKLEFKPLDVDYYWNNDTGALESFEAEWRPLGIGPKSGDWFEYNIQRIFDRPTVAFELHDGVIIEPGNYWNTRHEIKFFSFGGRRLFVGNSTSWGGYYNGKRTSSFFMTRLNINRHLNLTADYAFNYLRFEEADFTTHEVGGRVEYAFNPKLITSLYGQWNNDDQEILLNFRLSWIPVIGSDFYFVINQVWDTSDSRVKLQDIAILSKIVWRFVR; this is translated from the coding sequence ATGAAACGGCGCTTTATTCTACTTTTTCTGCTTTTAACGGTATTCAATTCGTGGGCTCTGGCGCAGGGAGGTCGTTCTTTGCCGGACGTTTTACAGGCTGTTAAAGTAAACAAGCCGCCAAAAGTCGATGGGATTTTAAACGAACCCTGCTGGCAAAAGGCGCCTAAAATTTCCAACTTTACGCAAAGGGAGCTAAACGAAGGACAACCGGCTACAGAAAAAACGGAAGTGGCTGTAGTTTATACGGCCGAGGCGCTTTACATCGGCGTTTGGTGCTACGATAGCGAGCCACAAAAGATTATTGCCAAAGAGATGAAACGCGATTTTTTCTCACGCAGCGAAGACAGTTTTGAAATTGTGCTGGACACCTATCACGATCGGCGCAACGGCTATCTTTTTGTAATCAACCCCAATGGGGCCCGACGCGATGTTTTGATTGGCGACGAAGGTAAACAAATAAATTTGAGCTGGAACGGTGTGTGGGATGTGGCTACCAAAATAACCGAAGAAGGCTGGTTTGCAGAAATTGAAATCCCTTTTTCCACTTTAAATTTTCCGGATAAAGATGAACAGATCTGGGGCATCAATTTTGAGCGCAATATTCGCCGCAAAAACGAGCAGGTACTCTGGCAGGCCTGGTCTCGCGATTACGACATCGAAATGCTCTCGCTGGCCGGTAAGCTGGTCGGGCTGCGCGGGATCACCAATCGGACGCCCTGGGAATTCAAACCATACGCCACTCTGGGGCTGCAGAATGAAAGGGACACAGGTTTTGACAACATCGCCAAGTTTGGCGGAGATGTTAATTACCGAATCACATCCAATTTAAAATTAAACATAACGGTTCATACCGATTTTGCCCAGGTGGAAGCCGACCGGGCGCGCATCAATTTAACGCGCTTTTCGTTGTACTACCCGGAAAAGCGGCAGTTTTTTCTGGAAGGCAAGTCGGTTTTTGATTTTCGCGTAGATCGTCTGGCGCAGGTCTTTTACAGCCGGCGCATTGGCCTGCATGAGGGAGAAGAAATACCCATCATCGGCGGTTTACGATTGCTGGGTAAAGAAGGCGGCACCAGCATCGGCGCTTTATCCATCCAGACGGCTAAAAAAGGCGATCAGCCATCAACCAATTATTCGGTACTGCGCATTAAGCAGGATATTCTGTGGCAATCTTATGTGGGAATAATCGGAACGGCCAGGAATGCCAGAGATACGTCCAATTATGTTGGCGGCGTGGATTTTGGCTACGCAACGTCCAGCTTTTTGGGCGACAAAAATTTACAGTTTGGCGCTGCGCTGGCCGGCTCGCGCACCGATGGCGAAAAAATGGAAGATAATCTGGGCTACAAAGTCTATTTTAGCCTGCCTAACGATTTTATTGAATACGACCTGGCCTATCGCGTGGTTGAAAAAAATTTCAATCCGGAGGTCGGTTTTTTACGTCGCAGCAACTATCGCCATTTGTACACGGAGTTGCAGATAAATCCCCGCCCATCTTTTTTGCCCTGGGTGCGCAAGCTGGAATTTAAACCGCTGGATGTGGATTACTACTGGAATAACGACACGGGCGCCCTGGAGTCCTTCGAAGCGGAATGGCGTCCGCTGGGAATTGGGCCAAAGAGCGGCGACTGGTTTGAATACAACATTCAAAGAATCTTCGATCGGCCAACCGTCGCCTTTGAACTGCATGACGGGGTGATTATTGAACCGGGCAATTACTGGAATACGCGCCATGAAATAAAGTTTTTTAGTTTCGGGGGACGTCGTCTGTTTGTTGGCAACTCAACCAGCTGGGGAGGATATTACAACGGAAAACGCACCTCCAGTTTTTTTATGACGCGCCTCAACATCAATCGCCATCTTAATTTAACTGCCGATTACGCCTTCAATTATCTTCGTTTTGAAGAAGCCGATTTTACAACCCATGAAGTGGGCGGCCGCGTGGAATATGCTTTTAATCCAAAATTGATTACTTCACTTTACGGACAATGGAACAACGATGATCAGGAAATTCTATTGAATTTTCGCTTAAGCTGGATTCCAGTCATCGGAAGCGATTTTTATTTTGTAATCAATCAGGTCTGGGATACGTCGGATTCCCGCGTGAAGCTACAGGATATTGCCATTCTCTCTAAAATTGTCTGGCGATTTGTCCGTTAA
- a CDS encoding tetratricopeptide repeat protein — MESGIQLKPSVSERQRLLILYERYRHDYENNLNRLYRQVRKLLIKTDINFNIKYRLKSFDSYFQKLIRYRQKEVNPIIINDLIGMRIICPFLEDIEYVESIIRSHFKVIEIEHKSAGKPINEFSYESIHLTIELPEDQFNGFIPYSGRTCELQLRTILQDAWAEVEHELIYKANFTMLNEPIKRKLASLNATLTLSDIIFQEIRDYQKAIKTLREKCDYTMTQKILLPNGSVIPGNGHSAFEEIDLPAAIISKSSVEKQLFEALEAHSKQQFPKAIQIYSQLLRQKLKPAIRSIVYNHRGMAYFVLGEYEKAIKDFTQAYKFDSQNLRALNNRGLAYRMLKKYDLALKDFGHSLEIDAYQHEGYHMRALTYFDLQDFPKALADCNKALNLKPDYSPAQSLKNLIVSKMSF; from the coding sequence ATGGAAAGCGGCATTCAATTAAAACCTTCCGTCTCCGAACGCCAGCGGCTCTTAATCCTTTATGAACGCTACCGCCACGATTACGAAAACAATTTAAATCGTCTGTACCGTCAGGTGCGCAAACTGTTAATTAAAACCGACATCAACTTTAACATCAAATATCGCTTAAAATCGTTTGACAGCTACTTCCAGAAACTGATTCGCTATCGTCAAAAGGAGGTTAATCCCATCATCATTAACGACTTAATTGGCATGCGGATTATTTGCCCTTTTCTGGAAGATATTGAATATGTTGAATCCATCATCCGCAGTCATTTTAAGGTCATTGAAATTGAACACAAAAGCGCGGGAAAACCGATTAATGAATTCAGCTACGAATCCATCCATTTGACCATTGAACTGCCGGAAGATCAGTTTAATGGCTTTATTCCGTACAGCGGCCGCACCTGTGAACTGCAGCTGCGAACCATTTTGCAGGATGCCTGGGCCGAAGTGGAGCACGAGTTGATTTATAAGGCCAACTTTACCATGTTAAACGAGCCGATCAAACGAAAACTGGCATCATTAAACGCCACGTTGACATTAAGCGACATTATTTTTCAGGAAATTCGCGATTACCAGAAGGCCATTAAAACCCTGCGCGAAAAGTGCGACTACACCATGACGCAAAAGATTCTGCTGCCAAACGGTTCGGTTATTCCCGGGAACGGTCACAGCGCCTTTGAAGAAATCGATCTGCCGGCGGCCATTATTTCTAAATCGAGCGTTGAAAAGCAATTGTTTGAGGCGCTGGAGGCTCACAGTAAACAACAGTTTCCCAAGGCCATCCAAATTTACTCGCAACTGCTAAGGCAAAAGCTCAAACCGGCCATCCGTTCCATTGTTTACAACCATCGGGGCATGGCTTATTTTGTTCTGGGCGAATACGAAAAAGCCATTAAAGATTTTACCCAGGCTTACAAATTCGATTCCCAGAATCTGAGAGCGTTGAATAATCGTGGATTGGCTTACCGAATGTTAAAGAAATACGATCTTGCCTTAAAAGATTTCGGTCATTCACTGGAAATTGACGCCTACCAGCACGAGGGCTACCACATGCGCGCCCTCACCTATTTCGATTTGCAAGATTTCCCAAAAGCCCTGGCCGATTGCAACAAGGCCCTGAACCTGAAGCCCGATTACAGTCCGGCGCAATCGTTAAAAAATTTAATCGTTTCTAAAATGAGCTTTTAA
- a CDS encoding ABC transporter permease subunit, translated as MNSILKIIKSGLDLIRRAFIGLLRLMERITLRAHTRQAESWLVFWLAGLSFLWLWDFFFLNQPAFQALNQAFVHTVFVAFAVVVFAFFQAWGWLMIVHFLEENEHKRVLAAVHFLLNVVRSVPQIVGILFGYIVLTLWVAKGALSHDVEILLLMALFISIFVFLEVLDLLRERIKYFQKLDFYNAMRVCGVSSWRIINYDIIYKNSLAHLMNKAIGVFAAAIFLQCSVDFIISVGLSTQVNALNFPVTLGSLLATIDSKQDILAISYTLTHPGYLPNLFFRHLLGISVAFMIIFSLLSLFKITNALAERLEG; from the coding sequence ATGAATTCTATTTTAAAGATCATAAAATCGGGATTAGATTTAATTCGCCGCGCTTTCATTGGGTTGCTGCGCCTGATGGAGCGCATTACTTTGCGGGCACACACACGTCAGGCTGAAAGCTGGCTCGTCTTCTGGCTGGCTGGTCTTTCGTTTTTGTGGCTGTGGGATTTTTTCTTTTTGAACCAGCCCGCTTTTCAGGCTCTGAACCAGGCCTTTGTACACACCGTTTTTGTGGCCTTTGCGGTGGTGGTTTTTGCCTTTTTTCAGGCCTGGGGCTGGCTGATGATTGTTCACTTTTTAGAAGAAAACGAACACAAGCGCGTGTTAGCCGCCGTGCATTTCCTGTTAAATGTGGTTCGTTCCGTTCCGCAAATTGTGGGCATTCTGTTTGGCTACATTGTTTTAACCCTGTGGGTGGCAAAAGGCGCCCTGAGCCATGACGTTGAAATTCTGCTTTTAATGGCTTTGTTTATTAGTATTTTTGTTTTTCTGGAAGTGCTTGACCTGTTACGCGAGCGGATCAAATATTTTCAAAAACTGGATTTTTACAATGCCATGCGTGTTTGCGGCGTTTCCAGCTGGCGCATCATCAATTACGATATCATTTACAAAAACAGTCTTGCTCATCTGATGAACAAGGCCATTGGGGTGTTTGCCGCCGCCATTTTTTTACAATGCAGCGTGGATTTTATTATTTCCGTTGGCCTTTCCACGCAGGTCAATGCGCTTAACTTCCCGGTTACGCTGGGAAGTTTGCTGGCTACGATCGACAGTAAACAGGATATTCTGGCCATTAGCTACACTCTCACCCATCCCGGCTATTTACCCAATTTGTTTTTTAGACACTTACTGGGAATCAGTGTGGCGTTTATGATTATTTTTTCTTTGCTTAGTTTGTTTAAAATCACCAACGCGCTGGCAGAACGGTTGGAAGGATGA